From Kineosporia succinea, the proteins below share one genomic window:
- a CDS encoding non-ribosomal peptide synthetase, translating to MSSRIQDILPLTPLQEGILFHVHENRGHTDVPDVYTGQLHVDLHGPIDSDRWRAAAQELLDRHPNLRVAFRQRKTGESVALVGADVTMPWQEIDLGHLTAQGHGEGTLEQELAAQTRTDRLRGFDPAAAPLMRVTLYRLGPERHRLVLTHHHLLLDGWSMPVLLDELLTLADPQSAPLPAPPDHRLYLNWLRGRDTDAAHAAWREVLGGLEQGTRVAPDRRPGTQLPQYLVEELTPDDTRRLAAFARDERVTLNTAVQGAWGLVLSALTGSDDVVFGATVSGRPPELPGVHTMVGLFVNTVPVRVRIDPAATPGELLRRLQDSQSAVLDHHHLGLAAIQRAAGVGDLFDTITVFENYPLGDTLPRCVDDVEIAGVAIHDASHYPLSLTTRPGERLRLELEFAPDQIDADTARAVLARLAGVLRQLSRGTISAAGRLDLLLEGERAELLGSFAHQGTPVDVPASVLDVLHEQARRTPDAIALVTEQQRWTYAELETWSSRVAAGLRATHDLDGQIVALSLPRAWVLPALLAVMKTGAAALPVDPSAPSARTYGILSDATPGVVLRSVEQLENAWFAADCALPPIAPEQAAYVIYTSGSTGLPKGVITSHGALANLLASHRRHLMSHHPGRLRLGHVQSFSFDASWDLVLWMLAGHQLHVIGESVYKDPEALITYIDQHGVNGLDVTPTYLGELIPAGLLECRLKMLTVGGEAVDPELWRRICAEPGLRVHDLYGPTETTVDAYGWAGDASGGRSRQTVDGVRTYVLDGALRPVPAGVTGELYVAGTGLALGYLNRAGLTAVSFVADPFATGEHAGERMYRTGDLARWGTGGVLEILGRGDRQVKVNGIRVELGEIEAALHELRMVSQAAVVVRERGLVAYVTTHRQARPDEIRAALTGRLPRPLIPSTVVVLDRLPRTVNGKLDEKALPAGGDHPRPSAKPRTERQSALAAVFAEVLGLPEVGIHDDFFALGGHSLLVMRLAGRLRGLLGLKVGVRDVFDAPTVEQLARRLPEEPADERPRLSAHRPRPERVPLSSAQRRLWFQYLLEGPSATYNIPMTWRLIGALDVPALEAAVGDLVRRHESLRTLVVDEQQVVVDAVPSFEVVEASGPDRHPRLGERLNQASRHGFRLDEEIPLRATLFRVAPDEHVLLLLAHHIAADDASDGPLLKDLSTAYAARSLGEAPAFAPLPVQYADFTLWQRDLLGPEGAPTGLATKQEQWWRDRLDGLPGELNLPFDRRRPERASFAGGTESFRVQAPLAESLRAVAARHDVSMFMLLQSAVAVLLSKLGAGDDIPLGSPIAGRTDAALDDLVGFFLNTLVLRTDTSGDPAFGDLLGRVRDADLAAFDRQDLPFDRLVEVLNPERSLGRHPLFQVMVVYLPAGERPLDLPGLSCLPVRVDWATSKFDLSFDVTDRGRSGLDGSIEYSADLFDAATAASFGARLVHLLQQIADEPQAHLSTYDVLLPGERERVTGEWAAGGPVSLDTMGLTVVDLVERQARLTPHATALVTAERSWTFAELEAWTNRAARVLLWAGPLRGRLVALNLDRAWMLPAIVAVLKTGAAYLPVDTRQAPERVQAVLDDARPALTLDSPLLLEGDESDAPLSDPDRGGRLVPDMPAYVIHTSGSTGRPKGVVVPHAGLVNLATSHRARLMGDATRPRRVAHVASFVFDGSWEPVLWMLFGHELHVVPEDVYRDSSAVVAHLTDASVDVLDVTPTYLRELIPAGLLEAGLSVLLVGGEAVDPAVWQTVCAVPGLVVHDLYGPTEASVDAYGWHGDTSGGRAAYRLDGVRTYVLDAALRPVPTGVTGELYVAGAGLAHGYLNRPGLTAGRFVADPFQTGQRMYRTGDRARWDADGVLQFAGRVDGQVKIRGYRVELGEIETVLRARPEISQAAVVLRGPTLAAYLVPQGDPVDPIDPATLKAHLGGVLPGYMVPAAFVTLDALPRTVNGKLDERALPAIDVTEHTAAPRNPREEVLAGLFADVLEVERVGVHDDFFTLGGHSLLVMRLANRIRAVLGLQVGVPEVFRHRTVAELAPVVFASGATVRPALVPARRPARTPLSPAQQRLWFQYRFEGPNSTYDVPFAWRLRGHLDLDALRQAVADLVRRHESLRTRLTPGRGDEVGGDEVYQFVLDPQAVRVPFAVVDDALAQAGYGFRLDADLPVRVYVSGGAHEWTLLILVHHVAADEWSQEPLVRDLGTAYAARLRGAEPDFAPLPVQYADYTLWQRDLLGLDHETRNLADEQLAWWKQALDGAPDELTLPGARPRPQTRTGSGGVVELAVPDEIAARLRDLARSHGVSMFMLVQSAVASLLTRLGAGPDLPLGAPVAGRTDDALTDLVGFFVNTLVLRTDTSGDPAFTELLARVRDADLAAFDRQDVPFERVVDAVGPERSPSRHPLFQVMVSYLAAGSEMPALEGLSVSEAEIPADSAKFDLSFDVSEKPSGLGIALEYSTDLYDRAGARQLVERLLGLLAQVAREPSTRLSRLDVLLPGEAATLLHVWGDAGPGGSGPASVVDVFADQAARTPGATALEAGGRTWTFAQLDSWTAALAGGLAARGVRPGDVVALGLPRDLIVPALLGVLRAGAAYLPLDLDQAPERVDLVLRDAAPRILLTTGPIRPVGVETLRLDEPLLGEPLTVRPHEDQPAYVIYTSGSTGRPKGVVVPHRGLVNLFRSHRSRLMGDPPEPHRVGHVASFVFDASLDPLLWMLAGHTLHVLDDYRDPDEVVATVRRERLDVLEMTPTHLRQLIGAGLLEAGLKVLLVGGEAVDGETWRRACAVPGLAVHDLYGPTEASVDAYTWVGDPDGGRSARRVAGVRAYVLDGFLTTVPAGVTGELYLAGAGLAHGYLNRPGLTAASFVADPFRPGTRMYRTGDLARWSPDGVLEFAGRTDGQVKLRGFRIELGEIEAALLSVPGVAEAAVVVREDAPGVRRLAAYLAGDPSSSPRDRLAGSLPAYMVPAVFTTLDALPRTVSGKLDVAALPVPVLDDLVGDRAPADSTQEILAALFADVLGLDRVGVDDDFFTLGGDSIVSIQLVSRARAAGLTITPRDVFRHKTVAGLARVAVTATAAEPEPESAGRGLVPFTPIQRALIEGGGPFGQYHQSMTVVTPAQATAERLTAVLQALLDRHDLLRARLTDDGLLVPEPGAVRARLGERDLDPAAGVMVVATWAGRRLTLKAHHLVIDGVSWRILLDDLRAAWNGVVLPAVPVSFRTWSHRLAERAEHPETLAQLAFWQQPATPGPETDRRGQVRELTLELPPGRTRALLTTVPAAFHAGVDDVLLTALTVALRAVLPDEPAVIGVEGHGRGDDVDLSRTVGWFTSEYPLTLDPGPVDTRDVLAGGPAAGKVLKAVKEQLRSVPDGGLGFGLLRYLNPATGGLLSGVRPFIGFNYLGRMSLSEQAHDDWAVLEWGGGADEAMPVAYPLELNVSTEDRPDGPWLHASWSWPAGRLPEETVKTLARTWFDALAGLEQHAAAPDAGGHTPSDLDLVELTQDDIDELEAEFE from the coding sequence CGGCCCGGCACCCAGTTGCCCCAGTACCTGGTCGAGGAACTCACCCCGGACGACACCCGCCGCCTGGCCGCCTTCGCCCGCGACGAGCGGGTCACGCTGAACACCGCCGTGCAGGGCGCCTGGGGACTCGTGCTCTCCGCGCTGACCGGCTCGGACGACGTGGTGTTCGGCGCCACCGTGTCCGGCCGCCCGCCCGAGCTGCCCGGCGTCCACACCATGGTCGGGCTCTTCGTCAACACCGTGCCGGTCCGGGTGCGGATCGACCCGGCCGCCACCCCCGGCGAACTGCTGCGCCGGCTGCAGGATTCGCAGAGCGCCGTTCTCGACCACCACCACCTCGGCCTGGCCGCGATCCAGCGCGCCGCCGGGGTGGGCGATCTGTTCGACACGATCACGGTTTTCGAGAACTACCCGCTCGGCGACACGCTGCCCCGCTGTGTGGACGATGTGGAGATCGCGGGCGTGGCGATCCACGACGCGTCGCACTACCCGCTGAGTCTGACCACTCGTCCAGGCGAACGCCTGCGCCTGGAGCTGGAATTCGCCCCCGACCAGATCGACGCCGACACGGCGCGGGCCGTGCTGGCCCGGCTCGCCGGTGTACTGCGGCAACTTTCTCGCGGTACTATTTCCGCGGCCGGGCGGCTCGACCTGCTCCTGGAGGGGGAGCGGGCCGAGCTGCTCGGCTCTTTCGCGCACCAGGGCACGCCCGTCGACGTCCCCGCCTCGGTGCTCGACGTCCTGCACGAGCAGGCCCGCCGCACCCCCGACGCGATTGCCCTGGTCACCGAGCAGCAGCGCTGGACCTACGCCGAGCTCGAGACGTGGAGCAGCCGCGTCGCCGCCGGCCTGCGCGCCACCCACGACCTCGACGGCCAGATCGTCGCGCTGTCCCTGCCCCGTGCCTGGGTCCTGCCGGCTCTCCTGGCGGTGATGAAGACCGGGGCCGCCGCGCTCCCGGTCGACCCTTCCGCCCCGTCCGCCCGCACCTACGGGATCCTCTCGGACGCGACGCCGGGTGTCGTCCTGCGTTCCGTCGAGCAGCTCGAGAACGCCTGGTTCGCAGCCGATTGCGCCCTCCCGCCGATCGCCCCCGAGCAGGCCGCCTACGTCATCTACACGTCGGGTTCCACCGGTCTGCCCAAGGGCGTCATCACCTCGCACGGCGCGCTGGCCAACCTCTTGGCCAGCCACCGGCGTCATCTGATGTCGCACCACCCCGGACGTCTGCGGCTCGGCCACGTGCAGTCGTTCAGCTTCGACGCGTCCTGGGACCTGGTGCTCTGGATGCTCGCCGGGCACCAGCTGCACGTGATCGGCGAGAGCGTCTACAAGGACCCCGAAGCCCTCATCACCTACATCGACCAGCACGGCGTCAACGGGCTCGACGTCACCCCCACCTACCTCGGTGAGCTGATCCCCGCCGGTCTGCTCGAGTGCCGCCTGAAGATGCTCACGGTCGGCGGCGAGGCCGTGGATCCCGAACTGTGGCGCCGGATCTGCGCCGAGCCGGGCCTGCGGGTGCACGATCTCTACGGGCCTACCGAGACCACGGTGGACGCGTACGGCTGGGCCGGGGACGCGTCGGGCGGGCGGTCACGGCAGACGGTGGACGGGGTGCGCACCTACGTTCTCGACGGCGCCCTGCGTCCGGTGCCGGCCGGGGTGACCGGTGAACTCTACGTCGCCGGCACGGGTCTCGCCCTCGGCTACCTGAACCGGGCCGGGCTCACCGCCGTCAGTTTCGTCGCCGACCCGTTCGCCACCGGCGAGCACGCGGGCGAGCGGATGTACCGCACCGGCGACCTGGCCCGCTGGGGCACCGGCGGGGTGCTCGAGATCCTCGGCCGCGGCGACCGGCAGGTCAAGGTCAACGGGATCCGGGTCGAGCTCGGTGAGATCGAGGCCGCGCTGCACGAGCTGCGCATGGTGTCCCAGGCCGCGGTCGTCGTGCGCGAGCGGGGTCTCGTGGCCTACGTGACCACCCATCGCCAGGCCCGCCCCGACGAGATCCGCGCGGCCCTGACCGGCCGGCTCCCACGCCCGCTCATCCCGTCCACCGTGGTGGTCCTCGACCGGCTGCCGCGCACCGTGAACGGCAAGCTCGACGAGAAGGCCCTGCCCGCGGGCGGCGACCACCCCCGTCCGTCGGCGAAACCCCGCACCGAACGCCAGAGCGCCCTGGCCGCGGTGTTCGCCGAGGTGCTGGGCCTGCCCGAGGTCGGCATCCACGACGACTTCTTCGCGCTCGGCGGGCACTCCCTGCTCGTCATGCGCCTGGCCGGCCGGCTGCGCGGGCTCCTCGGCCTGAAGGTCGGCGTGCGCGACGTGTTCGACGCGCCCACCGTCGAGCAGCTCGCCCGGCGCCTGCCCGAGGAGCCGGCGGACGAGCGTCCCCGGCTGAGCGCGCACCGGCCCCGGCCCGAGCGGGTCCCGCTCTCGTCCGCCCAGCGCCGCCTCTGGTTCCAGTACCTGCTCGAGGGCCCGTCGGCGACCTACAACATCCCGATGACCTGGCGTCTGATCGGGGCCCTGGACGTGCCCGCGCTCGAGGCGGCCGTCGGCGACCTGGTGCGGCGCCACGAGAGCCTGCGCACGCTCGTCGTCGACGAGCAGCAGGTGGTGGTGGACGCGGTGCCGTCGTTCGAGGTGGTCGAGGCCTCCGGCCCGGACCGGCACCCGAGGCTCGGCGAGCGGCTGAACCAGGCGTCCCGTCACGGTTTCCGGCTGGACGAGGAGATCCCGCTGCGGGCCACGCTCTTCCGGGTCGCCCCCGACGAGCACGTGCTGCTCCTGCTGGCCCACCACATCGCGGCCGACGACGCCTCGGACGGGCCGCTGCTGAAGGACCTGTCCACCGCCTACGCCGCCCGCTCGCTGGGCGAGGCGCCCGCGTTCGCCCCGCTCCCGGTGCAGTACGCCGACTTCACGCTCTGGCAGCGCGATCTGCTCGGCCCGGAGGGCGCTCCCACCGGCCTGGCCACGAAGCAGGAGCAGTGGTGGCGCGACCGGCTGGACGGGCTGCCCGGCGAGCTGAACCTGCCGTTCGACCGCCGCCGCCCGGAGCGGGCCAGCTTCGCCGGCGGCACCGAGTCGTTCCGGGTCCAGGCTCCGCTGGCCGAGAGTCTGCGGGCCGTGGCCGCCCGGCACGACGTCTCGATGTTCATGCTGCTGCAGTCGGCCGTCGCCGTGCTGCTGTCGAAACTCGGCGCCGGTGATGACATCCCGCTCGGATCACCGATCGCGGGCCGTACCGACGCGGCACTCGACGACCTGGTCGGGTTCTTCCTCAACACGCTGGTGCTGCGCACCGACACCTCCGGCGACCCGGCGTTCGGCGACCTGCTGGGCCGGGTGCGGGACGCCGACCTGGCCGCGTTCGACCGTCAGGACCTGCCGTTCGACCGGCTCGTCGAGGTCCTGAACCCGGAACGCTCGCTGGGCCGTCACCCGCTGTTCCAGGTGATGGTGGTGTACCTGCCCGCCGGTGAGCGACCGCTGGACCTGCCCGGCCTGAGCTGCCTGCCGGTGCGCGTCGACTGGGCCACCTCCAAGTTCGACCTCTCGTTCGACGTCACCGACCGGGGCCGCTCCGGTCTGGACGGCTCGATCGAGTACAGCGCCGACCTGTTCGACGCCGCGACCGCCGCCTCGTTCGGTGCCCGGCTGGTGCACCTGCTGCAGCAGATCGCCGACGAGCCGCAGGCCCACCTGAGCACCTACGACGTCCTGCTGCCCGGCGAACGCGAACGGGTGACGGGCGAATGGGCCGCCGGCGGCCCGGTCTCGCTCGACACCATGGGCCTGACCGTGGTCGACCTGGTCGAGCGGCAGGCCCGTCTCACCCCGCACGCGACCGCCCTGGTCACCGCCGAGCGCTCCTGGACCTTCGCCGAGCTGGAGGCCTGGACCAACCGCGCCGCCCGGGTGCTGCTCTGGGCCGGTCCGCTGCGCGGCCGGCTGGTGGCGCTGAACCTCGACCGGGCCTGGATGCTGCCCGCGATCGTGGCCGTGCTCAAGACCGGTGCCGCGTACCTGCCCGTGGACACCCGGCAGGCGCCCGAGCGGGTGCAGGCCGTGCTCGACGACGCCCGGCCCGCGCTGACTCTCGACTCGCCGCTGCTGCTCGAGGGCGACGAGAGCGACGCCCCGCTGAGCGATCCCGACCGGGGCGGGCGCCTGGTCCCGGACATGCCCGCGTACGTCATCCACACCTCGGGCTCCACCGGCCGTCCCAAGGGGGTGGTGGTGCCGCACGCGGGTCTCGTCAACCTGGCCACCTCGCACCGGGCCCGTCTCATGGGAGACGCGACGCGGCCCCGGCGGGTGGCGCACGTGGCGTCGTTCGTTTTCGACGGCTCCTGGGAACCCGTGCTCTGGATGCTCTTCGGGCACGAACTGCACGTGGTGCCCGAGGACGTGTACCGCGACTCGTCCGCCGTCGTCGCTCACCTGACCGACGCGTCCGTCGACGTTCTCGACGTGACCCCCACCTACCTCCGGGAGCTGATACCGGCAGGCCTGCTCGAGGCCGGGCTCTCGGTGCTGCTCGTCGGCGGCGAGGCGGTGGATCCGGCCGTCTGGCAGACCGTCTGCGCGGTGCCCGGGCTGGTGGTGCACGACCTGTACGGGCCGACCGAGGCCTCGGTGGACGCGTACGGCTGGCACGGCGACACCTCCGGCGGACGGGCCGCCTACCGGCTCGACGGGGTGCGCACCTACGTGCTCGACGCCGCCCTGCGCCCGGTGCCGACGGGTGTCACCGGTGAGCTCTACGTGGCCGGCGCCGGTCTGGCCCACGGCTACCTGAACCGGCCGGGTCTCACCGCGGGCCGGTTCGTGGCCGACCCGTTCCAGACCGGGCAGCGGATGTACCGCACCGGCGACCGGGCCCGGTGGGACGCCGACGGCGTGCTGCAGTTCGCCGGGCGCGTCGACGGCCAGGTCAAGATCCGCGGCTACCGGGTCGAACTCGGCGAGATCGAGACCGTGCTGCGCGCCCGGCCGGAGATCTCGCAGGCGGCCGTGGTGCTGCGCGGCCCCACGCTGGCCGCCTACCTGGTGCCGCAGGGCGACCCGGTCGACCCGATCGACCCGGCCACGCTGAAGGCCCACCTCGGCGGTGTCCTCCCGGGCTACATGGTGCCCGCCGCCTTCGTCACCCTCGACGCCCTGCCCCGCACCGTCAACGGCAAGCTCGACGAGCGCGCCCTGCCCGCGATCGACGTCACCGAGCACACCGCGGCGCCCCGCAACCCCCGGGAGGAAGTGCTCGCCGGGCTCTTCGCCGACGTGCTCGAGGTCGAGCGGGTCGGCGTGCACGACGACTTCTTCACCCTCGGCGGGCACTCGCTGCTCGTCATGCGCCTGGCCAACCGGATCCGCGCGGTGCTCGGCCTGCAGGTCGGCGTGCCCGAGGTGTTCCGGCACCGCACGGTCGCGGAGCTGGCGCCCGTGGTGTTCGCCTCCGGGGCCACCGTCCGGCCGGCCCTGGTCCCGGCGAGAAGGCCGGCACGGACGCCGCTCTCGCCCGCCCAGCAACGCCTGTGGTTCCAGTACCGGTTCGAGGGCCCGAACTCGACCTACGACGTGCCCTTCGCCTGGCGTCTGCGCGGTCACCTCGACCTCGACGCCCTGCGCCAGGCCGTCGCCGACCTGGTGCGGCGGCACGAGAGCCTGCGCACCCGCCTCACCCCGGGCCGCGGCGACGAGGTGGGCGGCGACGAGGTGTACCAGTTCGTGCTCGACCCGCAGGCCGTGCGGGTGCCGTTCGCGGTGGTGGACGACGCCCTGGCCCAGGCCGGGTACGGGTTCCGGCTCGACGCCGACCTGCCGGTGCGCGTCTACGTCTCGGGCGGCGCGCACGAGTGGACCCTGCTGATCCTCGTGCACCACGTCGCGGCCGACGAGTGGTCACAGGAACCGCTGGTGCGTGACCTCGGCACGGCCTACGCGGCCCGGCTGCGGGGCGCCGAACCCGACTTCGCACCCCTGCCCGTGCAGTACGCCGACTACACCCTCTGGCAGCGCGATCTGCTGGGCCTCGACCACGAGACCCGGAACCTGGCCGACGAGCAGCTGGCCTGGTGGAAGCAGGCCCTCGACGGCGCCCCCGACGAGCTGACGCTGCCGGGCGCCCGGCCGCGCCCCCAGACCCGCACCGGGTCCGGGGGAGTGGTCGAGCTGGCCGTGCCCGACGAGATCGCCGCCCGGCTGCGGGATCTCGCGCGGTCGCACGGCGTGAGCATGTTCATGCTGGTGCAGTCGGCGGTCGCCTCGCTGCTCACGCGGCTCGGCGCCGGGCCGGACCTCCCGCTCGGCGCCCCGGTCGCCGGGCGCACCGACGACGCGCTCACCGACCTGGTCGGCTTCTTCGTCAACACCCTGGTGCTGCGCACCGACACCTCCGGCGACCCGGCCTTCACCGAGTTGCTGGCCCGGGTGCGCGACGCCGACCTGGCCGCCTTCGACCGGCAGGACGTGCCGTTCGAGCGGGTGGTGGACGCGGTGGGACCGGAACGCTCGCCGAGTCGCCACCCGCTGTTCCAGGTCATGGTCTCGTACCTGGCGGCCGGTTCCGAAATGCCCGCGCTGGAGGGTCTCTCGGTCTCCGAGGCGGAGATCCCGGCCGACAGTGCCAAGTTCGACCTGTCGTTCGACGTCTCCGAGAAGCCTTCCGGACTCGGGATCGCTCTCGAGTACAGCACCGACCTCTACGACCGGGCCGGCGCCCGGCAGCTGGTCGAGCGGCTGCTCGGTCTGCTGGCCCAGGTGGCCCGCGAACCGTCGACCCGGCTGAGCCGCCTCGACGTGCTGCTGCCCGGTGAGGCAGCGACCCTGCTGCACGTCTGGGGTGACGCAGGCCCGGGTGGGTCCGGACCCGCGTCCGTCGTCGACGTGTTCGCCGACCAGGCCGCCCGCACTCCGGGGGCCACCGCGCTGGAGGCCGGCGGCCGCACCTGGACCTTCGCCCAGCTCGACAGCTGGACCGCCGCTCTCGCCGGAGGACTCGCCGCCCGCGGGGTGAGGCCCGGTGACGTGGTCGCGCTCGGCCTGCCCCGCGACCTGATCGTGCCCGCGCTGCTGGGCGTGCTCCGGGCCGGGGCGGCCTACCTGCCGCTCGACCTCGACCAGGCGCCCGAGCGCGTCGATCTCGTGCTGCGGGACGCGGCCCCGCGAATCCTGCTGACCACCGGGCCGATCCGGCCGGTCGGCGTGGAGACGCTGCGGCTGGACGAACCGCTGCTCGGGGAACCGCTGACCGTCCGCCCGCACGAAGACCAGCCGGCCTACGTCATCTACACCTCCGGGTCGACGGGAAGGCCCAAGGGCGTGGTGGTTCCGCACCGCGGCCTGGTGAACCTGTTCCGCTCGCACCGCTCCCGGCTGATGGGTGACCCGCCGGAGCCCCACCGGGTCGGGCACGTGGCCTCGTTCGTGTTCGACGCCTCGCTCGACCCGCTCCTGTGGATGCTGGCCGGGCACACCCTGCACGTGCTCGACGACTACCGCGATCCGGACGAGGTGGTCGCGACCGTGCGTCGTGAGCGGCTCGACGTGCTCGAGATGACTCCCACTCACCTGCGTCAGCTGATCGGTGCTGGTCTGCTCGAGGCCGGGCTGAAGGTGCTGCTGGTCGGCGGCGAGGCCGTCGACGGCGAGACCTGGCGGCGGGCCTGCGCGGTTCCCGGTCTGGCCGTGCACGACCTCTACGGTCCGACCGAGGCCTCCGTCGACGCGTACACCTGGGTGGGCGATCCCGATGGGGGACGCTCCGCGCGCCGGGTCGCGGGGGTGCGGGCGTACGTGCTGGACGGGTTTCTGACGACGGTTCCGGCCGGGGTGACCGGGGAGCTCTACCTGGCCGGGGCCGGGCTCGCCCACGGGTACCTGAACCGGCCCGGGCTCACCGCCGCGAGTTTCGTGGCCGACCCGTTCCGGCCGGGGACGCGCATGTACCGCACCGGTGACCTCGCCCGCTGGAGTCCGGACGGGGTGCTCGAGTTCGCCGGGCGCACCGACGGCCAGGTGAAGCTGCGCGGTTTCCGGATCGAGCTCGGCGAGATCGAGGCCGCGCTGCTGAGCGTGCCCGGGGTGGCCGAGGCCGCGGTGGTGGTGCGGGAGGACGCGCCGGGGGTGCGCCGCCTGGCCGCCTACCTGGCGGGCGACCCGTCGTCGTCACCGCGTGACCGGCTGGCCGGGTCATTGCCCGCGTACATGGTTCCCGCCGTCTTCACCACGCTCGACGCCCTGCCCCGCACGGTCAGCGGCAAGCTCGACGTGGCCGCCCTGCCCGTGCCGGTGCTGGACGACCTGGTCGGCGACCGCGCCCCGGCCGACAGCACCCAGGAGATCCTGGCGGCGCTGTTCGCGGACGTGCTCGGCCTCGACCGGGTGGGGGTGGACGACGACTTCTTCACCCTCGGCGGCGACAGCATCGTCTCGATCCAGCTGGTGTCCCGGGCCCGGGCGGCGGGGCTGACCATCACCCCGCGCGACGTGTTCCGGCACAAGACCGTCGCCGGTCTCGCGCGGGTGGCGGTCACCGCGACGGCCGCCGAACCGGAACCGGAGAGCGCCGGGCGCGGCCTGGTGCCCTTCACCCCGATCCAGCGGGCCCTGATCGAGGGCGGAGGGCCGTTCGGGCAGTACCACCAGTCGATGACGGTGGTGACCCCGGCGCAGGCGACCGCGGAACGTCTCACCGCGGTGCTGCAGGCGCTGCTCGACCGCCACGACCTGCTGCGGGCCCGGCTGACCGACGACGGGTTGCTCGTGCCCGAACCCGGCGCGGTGCGGGCGCGGCTCGGTGAGCGCGACCTGGACCCGGCCGCGGGTGTCATGGTCGTGGCCACGTGGGCCGGCCGCCGTCTGACCCTGAAGGCGCACCATCTCGTCATCGACGGGGTGTCCTGGCGCATCCTGCTCGACGACCTCCGGGCCGCCTGGAACGGGGTGGTGCTCCCCGCCGTCCCGGTGTCGTTCCGCACCTGGTCGCACCGCCTCGCGGAGCGCGCCGAGCATCCGGAAACGCTGGCGCAACTGGCGTTCTGGCAGCAGCCGGCCACGCCCGGTCCGGAGACGGACCGGAGAGGTCAGGTCCGGGAGCTCACGCTCGAGCTGCCGCCCGGGCGCACGCGGGCGCTGCTCACCACCGTGCCCGCGGCCTTCCACGCCGGGGTGGACGACGTGCTGCTCACGGCGCTCACCGTGGCCCTGCGCGCCGTGCTGCCGGACGAGCCGGCCGTGATCGGGGTAGAGGGGCACGGACGCGGTGACGACGTCGATCTCTCCCGCACGGTGGGCTGGTTCACGAGTGAGTACCCGCTGACGCTCGACCCGGGGCCGGTGGACACGCGGGACGTGCTCGCGGGCGGACCGGCCGCCGGCAAGGTGCTGAAGGCCGTCAAGGAACAGCTGCGGTCGGTGCCGGACGGCGGACTCGGGTTCGGGCTGCTGCGGTACCTGAACCCGGCCACCGGGGGCCTGCTCTCGGGGGTCAGGCCGTTCATCGGGTTCAACTACCTGGGCCGGATGTCCCTGTCCGAGCAGGCGCACGACGACTGGGCCGTGCTGGAGTGGGGCGGCGGCGCGGACGAGGCCATGCCGGTCGCGTACCCGCTGGAGCTCAACGTGTCCACCGAGGACCGTCCCGACGGCCCCTGGCTGCACGCCTCCTGGTCGTGGCCGGCCGGGCGGCTGCCCGAGGAGACCGTGAAAACCCTGGCCCGCACCTGGTTCGACGCCCTGGCCGGGCTCGAGCAGCACGCGGCCGCACCCGACGCGGGCGGGCACACCCCGTCCGACCTCGACCTGGTGGAGCTCACCCAGGACGACATCGACGAGCTCGAGGCGGAATTCGAGTGA